GCCAAGCACGGCCACAACACCATGCCCGCCTTTATGGCTTGCGCCCACGCCTACTGCACCTTGGGCGAGCAGATGGACATCCTGCGTGAGGTCTACGGCGTCTACGAGGAGCCGGTGCTGGTCTAGAGGCGGAGCCGGGGCACCGGGTTCCTTTCAAGGCTTCCCGACCATGTCTGGTGCCGGGGGAAGCGCCGGCTACACGCCTGGTCATGCAGCCCTGCATGATGCGTGACCCAAGGGTCGACAGCAGGGCCATGGCCCCACTGCCGAGCCGAGATGTTGTGGTCGAGATGTTGTGGTCGAGACGTTGTGGTCGAGACGTTGTGGTCGAGATGTTGTGAAAGCCTTTGCCGCTACGGTAAGATGCTGCATCATGGAAAACCACAAGATACGCGTACTCATCGCCAAACCCGGCCTCGACGGCCACGATCGCGGCGCCAAGGTGATCGCCAGAGCGCTCCGCGACGCCGGCATGGAGGTCATCTACACCGGCCTGCGGCAAACCGGCGAGATGATCGTCAACGCCGCGGTCCAAGAGGACGTGGACGCCATCGGCCTGTCGATTCTCTCCGGCGCCCACATGCACTACTTCCGCGAGGTCAGTCGGCTCCTCAAGGAGCGCAAGGCCGAGGACATCCTGGTCTTCGGCGGCGGCATCGTCCCCGAGCAGGACCTGCCCAAGCTCGAGGAACTCGGCGTCGGCGCCATCTTCACGCCCGGCGCCAACACCCAGGACGTGGTCGCCTATCTGCGCGAGGCCGTCGCCGAACGCTGGGCGGCGCAGGCTTAGGCCCGGCGTCCGCTTTTGTCACGCCAGTGCGGCGCCGGAAAAGGTCACCCGAGACGCTTGGCTTCTCGACCGGCCCGCACCTGCACTTCGAGCTGCAGGAGGGGGCAAGGCTATCGACCCGCTCCAGCACCTGCGCTGAGGCCTCGAGCCGTCGTTGGCGGGTTTGAAGACAGAAGACAGAACTCGGCAATGAAGCGTATAGTGGCGCTCGAGGAGCTTGTGATGAGCACGAGAACAGAAGCTACCATCGAAGACCTGTACCGGGTGCCGGATAACGGCAAAGCCGAGATAGTCAATGGGGAATTGCTGCTGATGTCGCCTACTGGAGGGGTGCCGGGGCGAGCGAGCGGAAGAATCTATCGCAGCCTCGATGATTATGAGCGTAGCAGTGGCGGCGGGTACGCGTTTCCCGACAATGTCGGCTTTGTCGTGAAGCTGCCACACCGTCGCTCCTTTAGCCCTGACGCGGCCTTTTACGTCGGAGAGCTGAAAGGAGGAAAGTTTCTCGAGGGCGCGCCCGTGTTTGTTGCCGAAGTCAGAAGCGAAGGTGATTATGGAGCAAAAGCCGAGTGGGACATGGCAGCCAAACGGGCCGACTATTTTGCCGCCGGAACGTTCGTAGTATGGGACGTCGATGTGCTGAAAGAAAACGTGGTGCGCGTCTACCGCGCAAACGACCCTGAAAATCCCGTGGTTTACCGCGGCGGTGACCTGGCGGAAGCCGAGCCTGCTCTACCGGGCTGGTCGATGCCGGTAGCCGACCTCCTCGCCTAGGCCGCGCGCTTGTTCTTCTGTGGTGTCCCTAGCACCTGCGCTGAGGGCTGCATGAGGGCACAGAGTTTAAGACGAGATTGATCCATGCGTGTTCCCTCACTACAAGAAGCAGAGGCTTTGCTGTCGGAAGCGAAAAGGCGCAACTCCGGGCCCTGGGTCCAGCACTCCATCTACGTCGCCAAAGCTGCCGAAGCTATCGCTTCCTATCACCCTGAGCTCGACCCGACCACGGCGCTCATTCTCGGCTACCTGCACGATATCGGCCGACAGGAAGGCGTGACCGACATGCGCCATGCCCTTGACGGTTACACCATTTTGAACGAGCGGGGTTTCTCCGACGCCGCGCAAATTTGCCTGACCCATTCCTTTCCGATGGCGGAACAACGGCGCGCCGAGACTGCCGCCGGAACATGGGACTGCTCGGCGGAAGAGCTCGCCTTCGTCGACAGTTACCTCGAGGCCGTAGCCTATAGCGACTATGACCGGCTCTTGCAGCTCTGCGACTGCCTGGCTGTGGCCTCCGGCTTTTGTCTGATCGAAAAGCGTTTTGTCGATGTCGTTACGAGGCACGGCTTCAACGAGCACACGATTCCACGCTGGAAGGCCTATCTGGGGCTTCAGGAGAGCTTTGAGAGCGCCATAGGCCGGTCCATCTACAGCATTCTTCCCGGCGTCGTAGAGAACACCTTTGGGTTCTCGCAAGAAGAACCCGGTTAGCCGCCTCTCAACCAGTCAGGTGCTGCTTGTCTAGCGGAAGTAGTCCCTCAAGACCTCGTGGTATTCGACCGGAATGCGCCCCTCGGTGATGGCGCGCTCGAGGCCGCGTTCAAAGCTCTCCGGGGCGGCGCCGGCAGGACCCTCGGCCTGGCCGCCGCCGGGCAGGCGCACGACGCCGGAGGAGGCCCGGCCGCCGTCATCGCGCTGGCCGGGGACGAACTCGGGACGGTCCTCTTCGCGCTCCAGGGTCTCGAACAGGCCCTCGGCGTCAGGGGCGAGACCGTCCGCGCCGACGCCTCCGCCGGGGTCCAAGTCGCCGCCCTCCGCGTCTCCCTCGGGGCCCGGCGCGTCCTCGCCGCCCGGCTGCCCTTGCGCCTCCGCGCCTTCGTCGCTCGGGCCCTCGCCCAGGCCCTCCTCGCCGCCATCCTCGAGCCCCTCTTCCTCGCCTTGGCCCTGCTCAGCGCCGTCGTCTCCCTCTTCGCCCTCCTCCGCGCCGGCCGGCTGGGTTTGGGGCGCGCTCTGCTCACCCTCAGCCGCCTCGGCGGCCTGCGCCTCGTCGCCCTCGCCGGGCTCGCCGCCCTCGCCGGGCTCTCCAGAGTCTCCAGGCTCGCGGCCGTCATCCTCTCTATCCGCCTCGCGGGCCTGAGTCGGGCCTTCACGCCCCTCTTCCTCGCCGCTCTCGTCGGGTGCGCCTGAGGGTGCGCCCTCGGAGCCGCCCTCGTCCTCTTCGGCCTCCTCTACGGAGCGCAGGAAGTCCTCGAGGGCCTGGCGCTCGCTTCCGGCGCCCCCTTCGGGTGCGCGGCCGCCCTGGCCGGGGGCGCCGGAACCCTCACCCTCGGGGCCGTCCGGGTCACCGGGATCGCCGGCCGGCGCGTCCGCCCCCTCAGGGCTCTCGGGCTCGTCGCCCGGCGGCTCCTCGGCGCTCGCTTCATCCGGATCCTCGGCGGCGGCGGGCGGCACTTCCGGGCCGCTCATGCCGGGTGCGGTCGAGAGCGGGCTGGCAGCCGACCAGGGTGCGTTGGGCACCAGGAGGAGACCAAAGGCGACGGCGAAGAGCGGCAGCCACCAGGGCTGCGGGCTGGGGCGCTCGAGGTTCTTGCCGGCGCGCTCGACGCGGCGGTGGAGGGCGGTATAGAGGCCGTAATGGTCATCGCCGCGCGGCACCTCGAGGGCGGTGCGGTAGGAGAGGCCCAGGTGGGTGTCGAGCCAGTGGAGCGCCCAACCCTGCCCCGAACGCAGGCGGGGCAGGAAGCCCAGAGCGCTGCCCAGGGCGATAAAGCCCAGGTGCCAGAGGAGGTGCGCGCCCAAGAGCCAGGCGACGAAGGAAAGAAGCAGGGCGCCGAGGCCACAGACCGTCAGGCGCTCCTGCCAGTAGCGTGTGGCGGCCAGGCGGCTGTGCAGGCGCAGCCAGGGAAAGCTGGTGGCGGCGCGGCTCACGGTTTGTGCCTCTTTCTCAACGTCATCACTAGGTACAAGGCTAGCAGAGAAGTGGTAAAGGCAAGGTGAAGCGGTGAGACATTGGTCGCGGCGGTAGCAGGGTTGAAGAGCACCACGCCGAGGGCGAGGTCGGCGAAAAAGGCGCCGACGAGCAGCAGCAGGGCCAGGACCGGCGCGAGCGCGAGCAGGCCCAGGCGCGCCAGTGCCTGGCCGAGCCCCAGGCCCAGGGCGAAGTAGGCGGGGATGACCAGGCTGTGGACGAGCGGCGACCACCAGAGGGGCAGCGGTGGGACGCTGCTCATCCAGGCGACGGCCTCGAGCGGCAAACTCAGCACGAAGAGGGCAAAGAGCGCCAGCAGGATGAGGGTGCTCTCCTGCTTGGGTCTGCGGGCGTAGCCCATCCCGTAGGCGAGCGAGACAAAGGCGGCAAAGAGGCTCTTGGCCTGCACCAGGCTGAACCAGGCGTCGTTGGCATCGAGGGGCTGGCTCGGCCAGGCCAGCGCGATGATGACGGTAGAGAGGGCGAGGTAGCCCAAGAGCACCTGCACCGTGTCCGGCTGGCCCAGGCGCTCGCCGAGCCGCTGGCCGAGGCCGCTCACGGCGTCTCCCGTACTGTTCCCCAGGCTGTCTCCCGCGCCGTTTCCTGTGTTGTCACAAGCCGGGGCCCTGGGGGCGGCAGGGCCACGTGGACCGCAGCGCCGCGCCGCGCCAGCGCGCTGCCCTCGGGCAAGAGCGCCGCCAGGGCCGCGTAGCTTTCTCCCATCATGGCGACCTCCTCTGAGGTGTTGTTCACGTCCCGCCGGGGCTCGAGCGCGTCGCCACTGCCCAGGTCGCTCTGCGGTCCGAGTCCCAAGACGTAGACATCGGTCAGAGGCGCCGAAGTGAGGTTTTCCAGGCGGCCTTCCCGCCAGCGCAGGCCCGCCTCCTGCAGGCTTGGCCGTTGCGCCACGGCTACGCTTCGCCAGCGCGCTACCGCCAGCTCGAGGCCGGCCTGGTCGGCTTGCCACTCGCTGGCCTCCAAGGCGCGAGCCGGTCCCTCGAAGCGCCGGCTGCCGTCGGCCAGGCTGAAGTAGACCTGCACGGGCTGGCGCCAGGCCAGTGGGCCACCCCCTAAGACGAGTTGCCGGCTCCGCAAGGCCTCCTCCTGCTCGGGCCGCAGGCTGCCGTAGGCGGTCAGGCCGACGATGAGCGCGAGCGCCAGGCTGGCCAGATAGCCCGCCATGCCGCCGTAGCGGACGAACAGCAAGACCGCCGTGCTGTAGCCCGCCACCAGGAGCAAGACGGTGAGCAGCGGGACCACGGTGGGACCCTGGCGCAGCTCGGCGGAGATGAGCGAGCCCGTCAGGGCGCCGGTGTCGAGGCGGTCGAGCTCGCGGAGGTAGCGGGCCGCCTCCGCTTCGGGGGCGCGCACCAGCCAGCCCACGCCGAGCCGCTGCGCGGGCTCGGGCGCCAGCCGCGCCAAGGCGCGGTGGCTGGCGCTCAGGGGCTCGAGCAGGACGACGGTGGCTCCCGCCGCCGCCGCCGCGACCACCGCCTCGGGCCGGGGCGCCGCCGCCGAAGGGTCGATGATGACGGTAGCCACGCCGTCATAGGCGGCCAGACGCTCGGGCAGCTCGGAGGGCAGGACGTCCACCGCGCGCAGCTCGGGCTCGAGCAGCGCCCGCCGCGCGCCCAGCGACTCGGCGACGACGAGCTGCAGCGGGCCCAAGTCCAGCGGGCCCCGCTCGAAGGAGCCGCTGACCAAGACGACGGCGCCGTCGCGCAGCTGCCAGCTCATGCTCCGCCAGGCGGGCAAAAAGACATCGTCCTCGAAGACGCGGATGCCGCTGCCGCCGGTAAGCCGCGCGCTGTAGCGCACCAGGCGGGGACCTTCGCGAAGGCTGCCCTGGTCGATCTGCAAGATGAAATCGAGGGGCGGCTGGTCGCGCAGGCTCACCCGCAAAGGGTTCCAGGCTCCCGGCGTCATCTCGCCGGCGACGCCCAGCTCCACGGTGATGAGCCGGCTCTGCGCCGAGGCCGAACCTGTCCACAGGAGCAGGCTGAGCCAGAGCGCAATGAACAAGACAAGCCGCACACCTGAGTCTAGCAGGTGCCTTTTGAGACCGCTGTCGTCACCGGGCTCCGGGCGGAGCTAGCGGGAGGAGGGCAGGTGGGGCGTCCAGACGATGGCGCTGACGATGGGGCGCTCGAAGCGC
The Deinococcota bacterium genome window above contains:
- a CDS encoding cobalamin B12-binding domain-containing protein; translation: MENHKIRVLIAKPGLDGHDRGAKVIARALRDAGMEVIYTGLRQTGEMIVNAAVQEDVDAIGLSILSGAHMHYFREVSRLLKERKAEDILVFGGGIVPEQDLPKLEELGVGAIFTPGANTQDVVAYLREAVAERWAAQA
- a CDS encoding Uma2 family endonuclease, yielding MALEELVMSTRTEATIEDLYRVPDNGKAEIVNGELLLMSPTGGVPGRASGRIYRSLDDYERSSGGGYAFPDNVGFVVKLPHRRSFSPDAAFYVGELKGGKFLEGAPVFVAEVRSEGDYGAKAEWDMAAKRADYFAAGTFVVWDVDVLKENVVRVYRANDPENPVVYRGGDLAEAEPALPGWSMPVADLLA
- a CDS encoding HD domain-containing protein → MRVPSLQEAEALLSEAKRRNSGPWVQHSIYVAKAAEAIASYHPELDPTTALILGYLHDIGRQEGVTDMRHALDGYTILNERGFSDAAQICLTHSFPMAEQRRAETAAGTWDCSAEELAFVDSYLEAVAYSDYDRLLQLCDCLAVASGFCLIEKRFVDVVTRHGFNEHTIPRWKAYLGLQESFESAIGRSIYSILPGVVENTFGFSQEEPG